CAAGCACACGGCCGAGTTGGGCGGCAATATCGAGTTCTCCGTCACCGACATGGGGCCGGGTTTGCCCGATGAGGTGATCGAGCGCATGTACGAGGCCTTTTTCTCCACCAAGTCCGATGGCATGGGCATTGGCTTAGGGTTATGCCGGTCTATCGTGGAGTCCCACCACGGCCGGATCCGTGCCGAGAACCTCTACAATGGCGCCTCCATCGTGGGGTGCAGGTTCGCCTTCACCATCCCCGTCGAACTATCCCGTCCCGAACCCTCGGGACCCGCCCTGAACACTGCTGCGACACCATGAGCCTGATTCCTAAGAAGGGCAACGTCTACGTTGTCGATGATGACGAAGCCGTGCGCGATTCCCTGCAATGGCTGCTGGAGGGCAAGGACTACCGCGTCAAGTGCTTTGACTCCGCCGAGTCGTTCCTGAGCCGTTACGACCCGCGCGAAGTGGCCTGCCTGATTGCCGACATCCGCATGGAAGGCATGAGCGGCCTGGAGCTGCAGGACCGCCTGCTGGAACGCCGCAGCCCGCTGCCCGTGGTCTTCATCACCGGCCATGGCGACGTGCCGATGGCGGTGCAGACCATGAAGAAGGGCGCGATGGACTTCATCGAGAAGCCCTTCAAGGAAGACGAGTTGCTGGCCCTGGTGGAGCGCATGCTCGACCAGGCGCGCGACGCCTTCTCCAGCCACCAGGAAGCCGCCAGCCGCGACGCCCTGCTCTCGCGCCTCACCACCCGCGAGGCCCAGGTGCTGGAGCGCATCGTCGCCGGCCGCCTCAACAAGCAGATCGCCGACGATCTGGGCATCAGCATCAAGACGGTGGAGGCGCACCGCGCCAACATCATGGAGAAGCTGAACGCCAACACCGTGGCCGACCTGCTCAAGATTGCCTTGGGCGCACCCGCCAAGGCCTGACAAGACCTGCCCCCATCCGAGGCCGCTGATTGTTCAGCGGCCTTTTGCATTCCAAGGAGTCCTCACCATGACCGCCCAACTGATCGACGGCAACGCCCTCTCCAAGCAACTCCGCGCCGAGGTGGCGCAGCGCGCCGCGGCGCTCACGGCCAAGGGGCTCAAGCCCGGCCTGGCGGTGGTGCTGGTGGGCGACAACCAGGCCAGCCAGGTCTATGTGCGCAACAAGGTCAAGGCCTGCGAGGACGCCGGCCTGCACTCGGTGCTGGAGAAGTACGAGGCCACGATGAGCGAGGCCGAGCTGCTGGCGCGCGTCGAGGCGCTCAATAACGACCCCAGCATCCACGGCATCCTGGTGCAGCTGCCGCTGCCCAAGCACATCGACGACCACAAGGTCATCGAGGCGATCTCGCCCGAGAAGGACGTGGACGGCTTCCACGTCGCCAGCGCCGGCGCGCTGATGGTGGGCGAGCAAGGCTTCAAGGCCTGCACCCCTTATGGCTGCATGAAGATGCTGGAGAGCATCGGCATGCAGGATCTGCGCGGCAAGCATGCGGTGGTGATCGGCCGCAGCAATATCGTCGGCAAGCCGATGGCGATGATGCTGCTGCAAGCGAACGCCACCGTGACCATCTGCCACAGCGGCACCGCCGACCTGGCCGCGATGACGCGCCAGGCCGACGTGGTCGTGGCCGCGGTGGGCAAGCGCAATGTGCTGACCAAGGACATGGTCAAGCCCGGCGCGGTGGTGATCGACGTGGGCATGAACCGCAACGACGAAGGCAAGCTCTGCGGCGACGTGGACTTCGAGGGCGTGAAGCAGGTGGCCGGCTGGATCACCCCGGTGCCGGGCGGGGTCGGCCCCATGACCATCACCATGCTGCTGGTCAACACGCTAGAGTCGGCCGAACGCTGCGCCGCTGCGAATCGCTGAGCCCATGAGCAACCCTCTTCTCGCCAACACCGCCCTGCCGCCATTCGCGCAGATCCGCCCCGAGCACATCCAGCCGGCCATCTCCGCCTTGCTGGAGCAGGCCCAGCAGGCCCTCGCCACGGCCACCGCCGATGCCACGCCGGCCGACTACGACGCGCTGGAAGCCGTGCTGAGCGTAGCCACCGAGCGGCTCTCGCATGCCTGGGGCGCGGTGGGCCATCTCAACGCCGTGGCCAACACGCCCGAGCTGCGCGAGGCCTACAACGCCATGCTGCCGGCGGTGACCGAGTTCTATACCAGCCTGGGCGCCGACGAAAAGCTCTTTGCCAAATACAAGGCCATCCACGCCAATGCGGCCGGCCTGAACCCGGCGCGCCAGCGCGCGCTGACGCTGTGGATACGCGACTTCGTGCTGTCCGGCGCCGAGCTGCAGGGCGAGGCCAAGGCGCGCTTTGCCGCCATCCAGGAGCGCAGCGCCGAGCTGGGCCAGCAGTTCTCCGAGCATGTGATGGACGCCACCGATGGCTTCGCCTATTTCGCCACGGCCGATGAGCTGGAGGGCGTGCCGGCCGATGTGGTGGCGAACGCGCGCGCCGCGGCCCAGGCCGAGGGCAAGGACGGCCACAAGATCACCCTGCACTTCCCCTGCTACCTGCCGGTGATGCAGTACTGCAGCAACCGGGCGCTGCGCGAGACCATCTACCGCGCCTATGTCACGCGTGCCAGCGAACTCGGCGCCAAGCCCGAGCTGGACAACAGCGCGCTGATGCGGGAGCTGCTGGCGCTGCGCCAGGAAGAGGCGCAGCTGCTGGGCTACGCGAGCTTTGCCGATGCCTCGCTGGTGGCCAAGATGGCCGACTCGCCCGCCCAGGTGCTGGAGTTTCTGCGCGAGCTGGCCGCCAAGGCCAGGCCGTTTGCGCAGCAGGACCTGGCCGAGCTGCGCCAGTTCGCCATCGACCAGGGATGCGCCGACATGCAGGCCTGGGACCATGCCTATTACGGCGAGAAGCTGAAGGAGGCTCGCTACGCCTTCAGCGACCAGGAGGTGCGCCAATACCTCACCGCGCCGCGCGTGCTGCAGGGCCTGTTCGACATCATCGAGCGCGTCTTCAATGTGCGCATCGTCGAGGACAGCGCCGAGGTCTGGCACGAGAGCGTCAAGTTCTACCGCCTGGAGCGCGCGCAGCAGACCATCGGCCAGTTCTACCTGGACCTGTACGCGCGCCCGGGCAAGCGCCCCGGCGCCTGGATGGACGAGGTGCGCAGCCGCTGGGCCCGGCCCGAGGGCCGGCAACAGCTGCCGGTGGCCCAACTGGTGTGCAACTTCGCATCACCGTCTGGCCAGAACGGCAATGAAAGACCTGCGCTGCTCACGCATGACGATGTGACGACGCTGTTCCACGAGTCCGGCCATGGCCTGCACCACCTGCTCACCCAGGTCAACGAGCTGGGCGTGTCGGGCATCTCGGGCGTGGAATGGGATGCGGTGGAGCTGCCCAGCCAGTTCATGGAGAACTTCTGCTGGGAGTGGGAGGTGCTGCAGCAGCTCTCCGCCCATGTGGACAGCGGCGCGCCGCTGCCGCGCGCCCTGTTCGACAAGATGACGGCGGCCAAGAACTTCCAGTCCGGCCTGCAGACGCTGCGCCAGATCGAGTTCTCGCTGTTCGACATGCGCCTGCATGCCGAGGCCGGCAGCGAGGCCAGGATCCAGCAGCTGCTGGACGAGGTGCGCGCCGAGGTGGCGGTGAACCCGCCGCCCGCCTTCAACCGCTTCCAGCACAGCTTCTCGCACATCTTCGCGGGCGGCTACTCGGCGGGTTATTACAGCTACAAATGGGCCGAGGTGCTGAGCGCCGACGCCTGGAGCGCCTTCGAGGTGGAGGGCGTGTTCAACGCCGCCACCGGCGAGCGCTACCTGAAGAACGTGCTGGAGATGGGCGGCGCGCGCAGCGCGATGGAGAACTTCAAGGCCTTCCGCGGCCGCGAGCCGCAGATCGACGCCCTGCTGCGCCACCAGGGCATGGCTTAAGGCTTCTTGTCAAAGTCGCCGGCGGTGCTGATCACGAAGCCCTCGGGCTTCACCAGCCGGCGCCAGGCGGCGTTCACCTGCGCCAGCGTCGCCGCCTGCAGGCGCGTCTCCTCCTCCTGCTCGGCCAGCCAGCTGCGGCCGTCCTCGCCCAGCGCGTTCAGCTGGCCGGCCAGCTGGCCCTCGTTGGCGCGCGCCTGCAGC
This portion of the Paucibacter sediminis genome encodes:
- a CDS encoding response regulator transcription factor, with the translated sequence MSLIPKKGNVYVVDDDEAVRDSLQWLLEGKDYRVKCFDSAESFLSRYDPREVACLIADIRMEGMSGLELQDRLLERRSPLPVVFITGHGDVPMAVQTMKKGAMDFIEKPFKEDELLALVERMLDQARDAFSSHQEAASRDALLSRLTTREAQVLERIVAGRLNKQIADDLGISIKTVEAHRANIMEKLNANTVADLLKIALGAPAKA
- the folD gene encoding bifunctional methylenetetrahydrofolate dehydrogenase/methenyltetrahydrofolate cyclohydrolase FolD produces the protein MTAQLIDGNALSKQLRAEVAQRAAALTAKGLKPGLAVVLVGDNQASQVYVRNKVKACEDAGLHSVLEKYEATMSEAELLARVEALNNDPSIHGILVQLPLPKHIDDHKVIEAISPEKDVDGFHVASAGALMVGEQGFKACTPYGCMKMLESIGMQDLRGKHAVVIGRSNIVGKPMAMMLLQANATVTICHSGTADLAAMTRQADVVVAAVGKRNVLTKDMVKPGAVVIDVGMNRNDEGKLCGDVDFEGVKQVAGWITPVPGGVGPMTITMLLVNTLESAERCAAANR
- a CDS encoding M3 family metallopeptidase; this translates as MSNPLLANTALPPFAQIRPEHIQPAISALLEQAQQALATATADATPADYDALEAVLSVATERLSHAWGAVGHLNAVANTPELREAYNAMLPAVTEFYTSLGADEKLFAKYKAIHANAAGLNPARQRALTLWIRDFVLSGAELQGEAKARFAAIQERSAELGQQFSEHVMDATDGFAYFATADELEGVPADVVANARAAAQAEGKDGHKITLHFPCYLPVMQYCSNRALRETIYRAYVTRASELGAKPELDNSALMRELLALRQEEAQLLGYASFADASLVAKMADSPAQVLEFLRELAAKARPFAQQDLAELRQFAIDQGCADMQAWDHAYYGEKLKEARYAFSDQEVRQYLTAPRVLQGLFDIIERVFNVRIVEDSAEVWHESVKFYRLERAQQTIGQFYLDLYARPGKRPGAWMDEVRSRWARPEGRQQLPVAQLVCNFASPSGQNGNERPALLTHDDVTTLFHESGHGLHHLLTQVNELGVSGISGVEWDAVELPSQFMENFCWEWEVLQQLSAHVDSGAPLPRALFDKMTAAKNFQSGLQTLRQIEFSLFDMRLHAEAGSEARIQQLLDEVRAEVAVNPPPAFNRFQHSFSHIFAGGYSAGYYSYKWAEVLSADAWSAFEVEGVFNAATGERYLKNVLEMGGARSAMENFKAFRGREPQIDALLRHQGMA